A region of Pieris rapae chromosome 20, ilPieRapa1.1, whole genome shotgun sequence DNA encodes the following proteins:
- the LOC110999898 gene encoding guanine nucleotide exchange factor MSS4 homolog: MSDADTKDAVENEYVEDESNKLLIKCKFCGSKILERKSGKFVIKEIDLPLMEQDKRAEAKVQYEKINQFFFVENMYTFENIGFTHTIDNCKYLSCADCDAGPVGYYNMDTKHSYVALSRVKHE, encoded by the exons ATGTCTGATGCCGACACAAAAGATGCCGTCGAAAACGAATATGTTGAGGATGAATCTAATAAACTCTTGATAAAATGCAAATTTTGTGGTTCTAAAATTCTAGAACGGAAATCTggaaaatttgttataaaagag ATTGATTTACCACTAATGGAACAAGATAAAAGAGCAGAGGCGAAAGTgcaatatgaaaaaattaatcaatttttctTTGTAGAAAACATGTATACTTTTGAAAACATAGGTTTTACACATACAATAGATAATTGTAAGTATTTAAGTTGTGCCGATTGTGATGCGGGGCCTGTTGGCTACTATAATATGGACACAAAACATAGTTATGTAGCTTTGTCTAGGGttaaacatgaataa
- the LOC110999896 gene encoding PSME3-interacting protein, protein MSSGFISESEILEARRRRQEEWEKVRTEDQPKEAPEEPYDTRPLYQRLEEQRLKKEAEFEEAHKLKNMIRGLDDDEVGFLDLVERTKAEVAQQISIEEKKEMQEFRERVSNLAESEEIIRLRAQLAPARTTPAAAQKQKNKLQGVVVRKRKASEMDGEKDKDTAPQKNGVDSVSNIVVQSETLGAMRSVAVLPGLGHYTDTSTDTDDSSDDEHEKCVKRDLLGRRPEQVADKRKDDSC, encoded by the exons ATGAGTTCCGGATTTATATCGGAATCAGAAATTTTGGAGGCTCGGCGTCGTCGACAAGAAGAATGGGAAAAAGTCCGCACTGAAGATCAGCCTAAAG aGGCCCCAGAGGAGCCTTATGATACTCGACCACTCTATCAACGATTGGAAGAACAGAGGCTTAAAAAAGAAGCTGAATTTGAAGAGGCACACAAACTTA AGAACATGATAAGAGGTCTGGATGATGATGAAGTAGGTTTCCTTGACTTGGTTGAGAGGACAAAAGCAGAAGTTGCACAACAGATTAGCATTGAGGAGAAGAAAGAGATGCAGGAGTTTCG AGAGCGAGTGTCAAACCTGGCAGAGAGTGAGGAAATAATTCGCCTCCGTGCGCAATTAGCACCCGCAAGGACTACACCAGCTGCAGCTCAAAAACAGAAGAATAAATTGCAGGGT gtTGTTGTAAGAAAGAGGAAAGCGAGTGAAATGGATGGAGAAAAAGACAAGGACACTGCACCACAGAAAAATGGAGTTGATAG tGTAAGCAATATAGTAGTGCAGTCAGAGACATTGGGAGCGATGAGGTCTGTTGCGGTGTTACCTGGTCTGGGCCATTACACGGACACATCCACTGACACTGATGACTCATCGGATGATgag CATGAAAAATGTGTAAAGAGAGATCTACTTGGAAGGAGACCGGAGCAAGTAGCAGATAAAAGAAAAGATGATTCatgttaa